The region AGCACCACTAGAGTCACCGCGTACATCACCAGAAGCGCCGACGGAAGCCAAGGCTGGGGCAGCCCTGCGCGCCGTGCCTCACGCGCCTTCTTCACGCACTCGAGCACCCCGATCAAGCCGCCCAGGAACGCGAGCAGATGCACATAGTGGCGCCAGCCCGAGTTATTGAGGACCGTCAGCGCGAAGGCGCCGCCGCCCGTCACCACAGTCGCCGAGAAGTACGCGGTGAACGGCACCTTTTCCGGCTTGTTCTTCTCAACTGCGCTGTCCGACACGGCCTATGCGCCCCCTTCGCTGTCGCGTCGTGCCTGGTGATCGTTGGTCAGTTGTCATAGACGTGACCGCGCAGCCCAGGGTTGCTCTACTCACTGCGACGGACCGATCGGCCGTTCCCTCTCCCTCTCCGGATACCGCCCAACTCTCCCGCGCCGGCTTCTCGTGCACCCGGCATATCTCTCAATCCACCACTCTCCCCAGCTCCCATCCCGTCTGCCGTCGGCCCACACACCGTGGAGCGGGCGTGGTTCATGGCGTCCAGGTGGAGCGCGCCACTGTACGAACGACCTGGACGCCATGGGCCGCGTCTGCTGGGCTCCGCCTGGGTTGATGGCGTACGGGATGGGAGCACCGCGCGCACGCCACTACGGACCCGCAGTCGGGAACGGCGCCCCCTCCATCCCGGTGCCGGCCGATCCCCCGCCAGAGCTCGTTCGTAGCCCCTAGTGGTGCGTCAGCGCCCTGCCGCGAAGTCCACGAACGCGGCCCACTCCGAGGGAAGGAAGGCGAGTTGAGCCCGGGCCGGTTCCTTGGAATCGCGGACGTGGACGATGCGGGAAGCTGCGGCGATCTCCAGGCACTCGCCGCCCTCCGCGCCGCTGTAGCTGCTCTTGAACCAGGCGAGTTCGGGCGAGGTTTCGTCAGTACTCATGGCTCTCCCAAC is a window of Streptomyces sp. NBC_00271 DNA encoding:
- a CDS encoding DUF397 domain-containing protein, with amino-acid sequence MSTDETSPELAWFKSSYSGAEGGECLEIAAASRIVHVRDSKEPARAQLAFLPSEWAAFVDFAAGR